A single genomic interval of Microbacterium oleivorans harbors:
- a CDS encoding glutamine amidotransferase-related protein: MVPLVYVCVRPQRVAAEAEYASFRAAMGLDESELDRIDLTREPLPDDAFTRWRGFVVGGSPYNATDDAETKAEGQIRLEADLARIADAAAAGTTAALFTCYGIGVATTRLGGAISRDFPEETGPTEVTLTDAGRADALLGDLPETFSALTAHKEGTRTLPPGAVLLATNPDCPVQAYRVGDRLYATQFHPEPTPRDFTERMTVYRNDGYFDAADYDRIAARVLEAPVSEPARLLAAFAAAF, from the coding sequence ATGGTCCCGCTCGTCTACGTCTGCGTGCGCCCGCAGCGCGTCGCGGCCGAGGCCGAGTACGCGTCGTTCCGCGCGGCGATGGGCCTGGACGAATCGGAGCTCGATCGCATCGATCTCACGCGTGAGCCGCTGCCCGACGACGCTTTCACCCGCTGGCGCGGCTTCGTCGTGGGCGGCAGCCCGTACAACGCCACCGACGACGCCGAGACGAAGGCCGAGGGGCAGATCCGGCTCGAGGCCGATCTCGCGCGCATCGCCGACGCCGCCGCCGCCGGCACCACCGCCGCGTTGTTCACCTGCTACGGCATCGGGGTCGCCACGACGCGACTGGGAGGTGCGATCTCGCGGGACTTCCCCGAGGAGACCGGCCCGACCGAGGTGACGCTCACCGACGCCGGGCGTGCCGACGCGCTCCTGGGCGACCTCCCCGAGACCTTCTCGGCCCTGACCGCGCACAAGGAGGGCACGCGGACGCTACCCCCCGGAGCGGTACTCCTGGCCACCAACCCCGATTGCCCCGTCCAGGCGTACCGGGTCGGCGATCGCCTCTACGCGACCCAGTTCCACCCTGAGCCCACGCCCCGCGACTTCACCGAGCGGATGACCGTCTACCGCAACGACGGCTACTTCGACGCCGCCGACTACGATCGCATCGCCGCGCGGGTGCTCGAGGCGCCCGTCTCCGAGCCCGCGCGCCTTCTCGCCGCCTTCGCCGCCGCGTTCTGA
- a CDS encoding LysR family substrate-binding domain-containing protein — protein sequence MDVWKTRMPRTPLELVPIEVAQQRDALVDGTVDAAIVRMPVERDGLSVIALYDEVPVAVCAADSALTAVDELTLADLDGEVVIVPRDDVLQLDVPGSVAPSFPPVASTADAIATVAAGVGIAIVPMSLARLHQRKDVHYRPIVDAPVSGVALAWRTEATTPSVNAFIGIVRGRTANSSR from the coding sequence ATCGACGTGTGGAAGACCCGGATGCCGCGCACGCCGCTGGAGCTCGTCCCGATCGAGGTCGCGCAGCAGCGTGACGCCCTCGTCGACGGCACGGTCGACGCCGCCATCGTCCGGATGCCGGTCGAGCGCGACGGACTGAGCGTGATCGCCCTGTACGACGAGGTTCCGGTGGCCGTCTGCGCTGCCGATTCGGCCCTTACCGCGGTCGACGAGCTGACTCTCGCGGACCTCGACGGCGAGGTGGTGATCGTCCCCCGCGACGACGTGCTGCAGCTCGACGTCCCCGGCTCCGTCGCCCCCTCGTTCCCGCCCGTCGCGTCGACGGCCGACGCGATCGCGACGGTGGCGGCGGGTGTCGGCATCGCGATCGTGCCCATGTCGCTGGCCCGACTGCATCAGCGCAAAGACGTGCACTACCGCCCCATCGTCGACGCCCCCGTCTCGGGCGTCGCCCTCGCCTGGCGCACGGAGGCGACGACCCCATCGGTAAACGCCTTCATCGGCATCGTCCGCGGTCGCACCGCGAACTCCTCGCGCTGA
- a CDS encoding transferase, which produces MGKNYIDIENDRGETLRYRKHANGRGLIANGAKVHPTAMVEAGAYVEPGVQVAAGAHIGRGAWIEREAVIGPNVEIAPHAHVGSGAAIGPRAKIGVRAFVGAHAHVAGGSLIRDDENIADGEHVATDQRGLRLAA; this is translated from the coding sequence GTGGGCAAGAACTACATCGACATCGAGAACGACCGCGGTGAGACGCTGCGCTATCGCAAGCACGCCAACGGTCGGGGCTTGATCGCGAACGGGGCCAAGGTGCACCCGACCGCGATGGTCGAAGCGGGCGCCTACGTCGAACCCGGAGTCCAGGTCGCGGCGGGGGCCCACATCGGGCGTGGCGCGTGGATCGAACGCGAGGCCGTCATCGGCCCGAACGTCGAGATCGCGCCGCACGCTCACGTCGGCTCGGGTGCAGCCATCGGCCCGCGCGCCAAGATCGGCGTTCGCGCCTTCGTCGGTGCGCACGCGCACGTCGCGGGTGGATCGCTCATCCGTGACGACGAGAACATCGCCGACGGCGAGCACGTGGCCACCGATCAGCGGGGCCTGCGCCTGGCGGCATGA
- a CDS encoding YitT family protein, which produces MEPSRAPSTGPSLVFEAALTRHTRVEDAVGILTGTFVASFGLFLLQSSGSVTGGTAGLALLLGYATGWSFPVLFAVVNAPFAVLALWKKGLSFTLRTFASIGLVSVFTFVHQHLLDFASIEPIYGTLGGNLLAGVGLLILFRHRASLGGVNIIALVIQDRTGFSAGWTQMIFDIVIILAALLVLPWPAVLLSAAGAVVLNVVLVLNHRPGRYIGR; this is translated from the coding sequence GTGGAGCCTTCTCGCGCGCCGTCGACCGGACCCTCGCTCGTCTTCGAGGCGGCATTGACGCGCCACACGCGGGTCGAGGATGCCGTCGGCATCCTGACGGGCACGTTCGTCGCGTCGTTCGGTCTGTTCCTGCTGCAGTCGTCGGGGTCGGTCACCGGCGGCACCGCCGGTCTCGCGCTCCTTCTCGGCTACGCGACGGGATGGTCGTTCCCGGTGCTGTTCGCCGTGGTCAACGCGCCGTTCGCCGTCCTCGCCCTGTGGAAGAAGGGCCTGTCCTTCACGCTGCGCACCTTCGCCTCGATCGGGCTCGTGTCGGTCTTCACCTTCGTCCACCAGCACCTGCTGGATTTCGCGAGCATCGAACCGATCTACGGCACCCTCGGAGGCAACCTGCTCGCCGGCGTGGGGCTGCTGATCCTGTTCCGGCACCGTGCGAGCCTCGGGGGCGTCAACATCATCGCGCTGGTGATCCAGGATCGGACCGGGTTCAGCGCCGGGTGGACGCAGATGATCTTCGACATCGTCATCATCCTCGCGGCCCTGCTGGTGCTGCCGTGGCCGGCGGTGCTCCTCAGCGCCGCCGGGGCGGTCGTGCTGAACGTGGTGCTGGTGCTCAACCATCGCCCGGGCCGGTACATCGGCCGCTGA
- a CDS encoding Fpg/Nei family DNA glycosylase, whose product MPEGDTVFRAARAIGDALVGQEVARFDIRVPGSATADLRGEVVGSSIARGKHLLLRIGDYSLHSHLKMEGRWHVYRRGERWRAPAFQARAIVGTSSADAVGFELAMVDVLPSAEEDRLVGHLGPDLLGPDWDIAEAARRVGADPRAAHVALLDQRNVAGFGNVYANELLFVRGILPTTPATEIDVTAVLETGYRMIHANRDRSGRTFTGNDRPGQRMWVYRREGKPCRRCGTLIRTDEIGALPTSERNIFWCPRCQH is encoded by the coding sequence GTGCCTGAGGGCGACACCGTCTTCCGCGCGGCGCGTGCCATCGGCGACGCGCTCGTCGGCCAGGAGGTCGCGCGGTTCGACATCCGCGTCCCCGGGAGCGCGACAGCCGACCTGCGCGGCGAGGTCGTCGGGTCCTCGATCGCCCGCGGAAAGCACCTGCTGCTGCGCATCGGCGACTACAGCCTGCACTCCCACCTGAAGATGGAAGGCCGCTGGCACGTCTACCGGCGCGGCGAACGCTGGCGCGCCCCGGCGTTCCAAGCCCGCGCGATCGTGGGAACCTCATCCGCGGATGCCGTCGGCTTCGAGCTCGCGATGGTCGACGTGCTGCCCAGCGCCGAGGAGGACCGTCTCGTCGGCCATCTCGGACCCGACCTGCTCGGGCCCGACTGGGACATCGCCGAGGCGGCGCGCCGGGTGGGCGCCGATCCGCGTGCCGCCCATGTGGCGCTTCTCGACCAGCGCAATGTCGCGGGTTTCGGCAACGTGTACGCGAACGAGCTGCTCTTCGTGCGCGGCATCCTGCCCACGACCCCGGCCACCGAGATCGACGTCACCGCCGTGCTCGAGACCGGCTACCGCATGATCCACGCCAACCGCGATCGCTCGGGACGGACGTTCACGGGCAACGACCGGCCCGGGCAGCGCATGTGGGTCTATCGGCGCGAGGGCAAACCCTGCCGTCGGTGCGGAACCCTGATCCGCACCGACGAGATCGGCGCGCTTCCCACGAGCGAACGCAACATCTTCTGGTGCCCGCGCTGCCAGCACTGA
- a CDS encoding Lhr family ATP-dependent helicase, translating into MADVLARFSAPTADWFRGAFAKPTTAQAGAWDAISAGKHALVVAPTGSGKTLSAFLWAIDRIFRDKVAAGPVDDKPAKRRRSDAAPADTRVLYVSPLKALGVDVERNLRSPLVGIGQSARRLGQPVPEVTVGVRSGDTSSADRRALVARPPDILITTPESLYLMLTSQTSETLRGVHTVIVDEVHAVAATKRGAHLAVSLERLDALLEKPAQRIGLSATVRPIDEVARFLGGAAPVEIVAPRATKAFDLSVVVPIPDMLNPPAPPSAEESGTPGTAPRGRGRHADDDGDDGDDGAWYQAPQASEVTGSVWPHVEEAIVDRILQHRSTIVFSNSRRLAERLTGRLNEIYTERIGGELPDASVPAGMMAQAGASAGAEPVLAKAHHGSVSKEQRAQVEDELKSGALRCVVATSSLELGIDMGAVDLVIQVEAPPSAASGLQRVGRAGHQVGEVSRAALFPKHRGDVLHTAVVTERMLAGKIEAISVPQNPLDILAQQTIAACATGTIEVESWFETVRRSAPFRTLPRSAYEATLDLLAGRFPSDEFAELRPRLVWDRDQGTLTGRPGAQRIAVTSGGTIPDRGLFGVFVAGESRNARVGELDEEMVYESRVNDVFTLGTTSWRIVEITHDRVNVVPAFGQPGKLPFWHGDGLGRPAELGEALGRFSREVSAAGPEKATERLRESGLDDYAIENLLAHLAEQREATGSLPTDRTLTVERSRDEVGDWRVILHSPYGMHVHAPWALAVNARIRERLGVEGAAVASDDGIIARVPDAAAEPPGADLFVFDADELEQIVTDEVGGSALFASRFRECAARALLLPRLNPNKRAPLWQQRQRSAQLLEVARRHPSFPIILETLREVLQDVYDLPALLRLARNIADRRIRLVETTTSQPSPYARDLLFGYVGAFMYEGDSPLAERRAAALSVDPALLSELLGKVEMRELLDPEIIAQFERKAQRLAPDRRARGLEGVADLLRLLGPLDAAETAARLETAAEAGSPARSAADDRSAASEEIPDSEDVDGVDDPSSARSARDPHAASATASATAAPSDEHVAYAAALLGDLVAARRAIVVTIAGAARTAAIEDAGRLRDALGSALPVGIPTAFLEPVVDPLADLVARHARTHGPFRTTDVAARLGIGTAVARQTLQRLESQGRISSGYFLPAASGAETDDLEWCDSEVLRRLRMRSLAAIRGTVEPVSPEAFARFLPVWQHVTRPLEGVDGVAAVIEQLAGVPIPASAWESLVLPSRVRDYTPGMLDELTATGEVVWSGHGTLPGRDGWIALHPADMAPLTLALADADSEADESTTSGDLDTAILEALAVGGGWFAGQLVGAVGAPNEQSVLDALWRLAWAGRVTNDTFSPVRSLLSGGSQAHRSARRTPRSRLYRGTPLARPATTAAPRPTTLGGRWSLLPSVEPDPSLRVTASAGLLLDRYGVVTRGSVQSEGVPGGFAQVYRVLAGFEEAGHCRRGYVIETLGAAQFAASVTVDRLREYAAVADPPPRRAVTLAATDPANPYGAALGWPALEGVSHRPGRKAGGVVVLVDGALALYLERGGRSALAFSDDEDVLTAAAADLVRTAQARRLDTLTVEQVNGEFVYGTATGRALRAGGFVESSRGLTLRRVSGSGRAVPSGSAERA; encoded by the coding sequence ATGGCCGATGTGCTCGCCCGATTCTCCGCGCCCACCGCGGACTGGTTCCGTGGTGCGTTCGCGAAGCCGACGACGGCGCAGGCGGGGGCATGGGACGCGATCTCGGCGGGCAAGCACGCTCTGGTGGTCGCGCCGACCGGGTCGGGCAAGACCCTCTCGGCGTTCCTGTGGGCGATCGACCGCATCTTCCGCGACAAGGTCGCCGCGGGACCGGTCGACGACAAGCCCGCGAAGCGACGCCGATCGGATGCCGCGCCCGCCGACACCCGCGTGCTGTACGTCTCGCCGCTCAAGGCCCTCGGTGTCGACGTCGAGCGCAACCTCCGCTCGCCGCTGGTGGGCATCGGCCAGTCGGCCCGGCGCCTCGGGCAGCCGGTGCCCGAGGTCACCGTCGGGGTCCGCTCCGGTGACACCTCGTCGGCCGATCGCCGAGCGCTGGTCGCCCGGCCGCCCGACATCCTGATCACGACCCCCGAGTCGCTCTACCTGATGCTGACCTCGCAGACCTCCGAGACGCTGCGCGGGGTCCACACCGTGATCGTCGACGAGGTCCACGCCGTCGCGGCCACCAAGCGCGGGGCGCACCTGGCCGTGAGCCTCGAACGTCTGGACGCGCTGCTCGAGAAGCCCGCGCAGCGCATCGGCCTGTCGGCCACCGTGCGCCCGATCGACGAGGTCGCCCGCTTCCTGGGCGGCGCGGCACCCGTCGAGATCGTCGCGCCCCGCGCGACCAAGGCCTTCGACCTCAGCGTCGTGGTGCCCATCCCCGACATGCTGAATCCGCCCGCCCCTCCCTCCGCCGAGGAGAGCGGCACCCCGGGCACCGCGCCCCGGGGTCGTGGCCGTCACGCCGACGACGACGGGGACGACGGGGACGACGGGGCCTGGTACCAGGCTCCGCAGGCGAGCGAGGTCACCGGGTCGGTGTGGCCGCACGTCGAGGAGGCGATCGTCGACCGCATCCTGCAGCACCGCTCGACGATCGTCTTCTCGAACTCCCGCCGCCTCGCCGAGCGGCTGACGGGCCGGCTCAACGAGATCTACACCGAGCGGATCGGCGGGGAGCTGCCCGACGCGAGCGTGCCGGCGGGGATGATGGCCCAGGCCGGGGCATCCGCCGGGGCAGAGCCGGTGCTCGCGAAGGCCCACCACGGCTCGGTGTCGAAGGAGCAGCGCGCGCAGGTCGAAGACGAGTTGAAGTCCGGCGCGCTCCGCTGCGTCGTCGCCACCTCGAGCCTCGAGCTCGGCATCGACATGGGCGCCGTCGACCTCGTGATCCAGGTCGAGGCCCCGCCGTCGGCGGCATCCGGTCTGCAGCGCGTCGGCCGCGCGGGGCACCAGGTCGGCGAGGTCAGCCGCGCCGCGCTCTTCCCGAAGCACCGCGGCGACGTCCTGCACACCGCGGTCGTGACGGAGCGCATGCTGGCCGGCAAGATCGAGGCCATCTCGGTGCCGCAGAACCCGCTCGACATCCTCGCGCAGCAGACCATCGCCGCCTGTGCGACCGGAACGATCGAGGTCGAGAGCTGGTTCGAGACGGTCCGCCGCAGCGCACCGTTCCGCACCCTCCCCCGATCGGCCTACGAGGCGACGCTCGACCTGCTCGCGGGGCGGTTCCCCTCCGACGAGTTCGCCGAGCTCCGGCCCCGCCTGGTGTGGGACCGCGACCAGGGCACGCTCACCGGGCGGCCCGGCGCCCAGCGCATCGCCGTCACGAGCGGCGGCACCATCCCCGATCGCGGGCTGTTCGGCGTGTTCGTCGCCGGTGAGAGTCGCAACGCCCGCGTCGGCGAGCTCGACGAGGAGATGGTCTACGAGTCGCGGGTCAACGACGTCTTCACCCTCGGCACGACGAGTTGGCGCATCGTCGAGATCACCCACGACCGCGTCAACGTCGTTCCGGCCTTCGGCCAGCCGGGCAAGCTGCCGTTCTGGCACGGCGACGGCCTGGGCCGCCCCGCCGAGCTGGGCGAGGCGCTCGGCAGATTCAGCCGCGAGGTCTCGGCCGCGGGGCCCGAGAAGGCGACCGAGCGGCTGCGCGAATCCGGGCTCGACGACTACGCGATCGAGAACCTCCTCGCCCACCTCGCCGAGCAGCGCGAGGCCACCGGCAGTCTGCCGACCGACCGCACCCTGACGGTGGAGCGCTCGCGCGACGAGGTCGGCGACTGGCGCGTCATCCTGCATTCCCCGTACGGCATGCATGTGCACGCGCCGTGGGCACTGGCCGTCAACGCCCGCATCCGCGAGCGTCTCGGAGTCGAGGGCGCGGCCGTGGCGAGCGACGACGGCATAATCGCGCGGGTCCCGGATGCCGCTGCCGAACCGCCCGGGGCAGACCTCTTCGTCTTCGACGCCGACGAGCTCGAGCAGATCGTCACCGACGAGGTGGGCGGGTCGGCGCTGTTCGCCTCGCGGTTCCGCGAGTGCGCGGCGCGCGCGCTGCTGCTGCCGCGCCTGAACCCCAACAAGCGGGCCCCGTTGTGGCAGCAGCGGCAGCGCTCGGCCCAGCTGCTGGAGGTGGCGCGGCGGCATCCGTCGTTCCCGATCATCCTCGAGACGCTCCGCGAGGTGCTGCAGGACGTCTACGACCTGCCCGCACTGCTGCGCCTGGCGCGGAACATCGCCGACCGCCGCATCCGGCTCGTCGAGACGACGACCTCGCAGCCCTCGCCCTACGCACGCGACCTGCTGTTCGGATACGTCGGGGCCTTCATGTACGAGGGCGACTCCCCGCTGGCCGAGCGCAGAGCAGCGGCTCTCTCGGTCGATCCGGCCCTGCTGTCGGAGCTGCTCGGCAAGGTCGAGATGCGCGAGCTGCTCGATCCCGAGATCATCGCGCAGTTCGAACGCAAAGCGCAGCGACTCGCGCCCGACCGCCGCGCACGCGGTCTCGAGGGCGTCGCCGATCTGCTGCGCCTGCTCGGCCCACTCGACGCCGCCGAGACCGCGGCCCGCCTCGAGACGGCCGCCGAGGCCGGATCCCCCGCCCGCAGCGCTGCCGATGATCGCAGCGCCGCTTCCGAGGAGATCCCCGATTCCGAGGATGTCGACGGCGTGGACGACCCGTCGAGTGCGAGATCCGCTCGCGACCCGCACGCCGCCTCCGCCACCGCCTCCGCCACCGCCGCGCCGTCCGACGAGCACGTCGCGTACGCGGCCGCGCTGCTGGGCGATCTCGTCGCGGCCCGCCGGGCGATCGTCGTCACGATCGCCGGTGCCGCGCGCACCGCCGCGATCGAGGATGCCGGTCGGTTGCGCGATGCGCTGGGGTCGGCGCTCCCGGTGGGCATCCCGACGGCGTTCCTCGAGCCGGTCGTCGATCCCCTCGCCGACCTCGTCGCCCGCCACGCTCGCACCCACGGCCCCTTCCGCACGACGGACGTCGCCGCACGTCTGGGCATCGGCACGGCGGTCGCGCGCCAGACGCTGCAACGGCTCGAGTCACAGGGCCGGATCTCGAGCGGGTACTTCCTGCCCGCAGCATCCGGTGCCGAAACGGACGATCTCGAGTGGTGCGACTCCGAGGTGCTGCGTCGACTGCGGATGCGGTCGCTGGCCGCGATCCGCGGCACCGTCGAGCCCGTCTCGCCCGAGGCGTTCGCGCGCTTCCTCCCGGTCTGGCAGCACGTCACCCGTCCGCTCGAGGGCGTCGACGGCGTCGCCGCCGTGATCGAGCAGCTCGCCGGCGTCCCCATTCCCGCGAGCGCGTGGGAGTCGCTCGTGCTCCCCTCCCGGGTCCGCGACTACACCCCGGGGATGCTCGACGAGCTGACCGCGACGGGCGAGGTCGTCTGGTCAGGGCACGGCACCCTCCCCGGCCGCGACGGCTGGATCGCGCTGCACCCGGCCGACATGGCACCCCTCACCCTCGCTCTCGCGGACGCGGATTCCGAGGCCGACGAGTCGACGACCTCGGGCGATCTCGACACCGCCATCCTCGAGGCGCTCGCGGTCGGCGGCGGCTGGTTCGCCGGACAGCTGGTGGGCGCCGTGGGGGCGCCCAACGAGCAGAGCGTGCTCGACGCCCTCTGGCGTCTGGCCTGGGCGGGGCGCGTGACGAACGACACCTTCTCACCGGTGCGCTCCCTGCTCTCGGGCGGGTCGCAGGCGCACCGGAGCGCGCGGCGCACACCGCGGTCGCGCCTGTACCGCGGCACACCGCTGGCCCGACCCGCCACCACCGCGGCGCCGCGACCGACGACGCTCGGCGGCCGGTGGTCGCTGCTCCCCTCCGTCGAGCCGGACCCGTCGCTGCGGGTCACCGCGTCGGCCGGGCTGCTGCTCGACCGCTACGGCGTCGTGACCCGCGGCAGCGTGCAGTCCGAGGGCGTGCCCGGGGGCTTCGCGCAGGTGTACCGGGTGCTCGCCGGCTTCGAGGAGGCGGGCCACTGCCGTCGCGGGTACGTCATCGAGACGCTGGGGGCCGCGCAGTTCGCGGCATCCGTCACCGTCGACCGGCTGCGCGAGTACGCCGCCGTGGCCGACCCGCCGCCCCGCCGCGCGGTCACACTCGCAGCCACCGATCCGGCGAACCCCTACGGCGCGGCGCTGGGCTGGCCCGCCCTGGAGGGGGTCTCGCACCGCCCCGGGCGCAAGGCGGGCGGTGTCGTCGTCCTCGTCGACGGCGCGCTCGCGCTGTACCTCGAGCGAGGCGGCCGTTCCGCCCTCGCCTTCAGCGACGACGAGGACGTGCTCACCGCGGCGGCGGCCGATCTGGTGCGCACGGCGCAGGCCCGCCGGCTCGACACCCTGACCGTCGAACAGGTCAACGGCGAGTTCGTCTACGGCACCGCGACCGGCCGCGCACTCCGGGCCGGCGGTTTCGTCGAATCCTCGCGCGGTCTCACGCTCCGCCGGGTCAGCGGCAGCGGACGGGCCGTTCCATCGGGAAGCGCCGAACGTGCCTGA
- a CDS encoding alpha/beta hydrolase, with protein MSEIPALDPAMVRWSAPESERAGRPLLVMMHGYGSDENDLFTLAPHLPREYVLAAVRAPLAPPFPTPGWSWYPIEGLDGRTPEQVTAGARTLLDWIRGARSDAASVGLLGFSQGGVMALEALRLEPASFSFAVSLAGYANPHPLPGDAALAERRPPVFWGRGARDEVIPAPLVAHTVQWLPAHVELSGRVYPDLGHAVSAQELSDVATFLHKQLPEA; from the coding sequence ATGTCCGAGATCCCGGCTCTCGACCCCGCGATGGTTCGCTGGTCGGCTCCCGAGTCCGAGCGCGCGGGGCGTCCGCTCCTGGTGATGATGCACGGGTACGGGTCCGATGAGAACGATCTGTTCACCCTCGCCCCGCACCTTCCCCGCGAGTACGTCCTCGCCGCCGTCCGAGCGCCCCTCGCACCCCCTTTTCCGACGCCCGGGTGGTCGTGGTACCCCATCGAAGGGCTGGACGGGCGCACCCCCGAACAGGTCACGGCGGGCGCCCGAACGCTGCTCGACTGGATCCGCGGCGCGCGCTCGGATGCCGCATCCGTGGGCCTGCTCGGTTTCTCCCAGGGCGGGGTCATGGCCCTCGAGGCGCTCCGCCTCGAGCCCGCGTCGTTCTCCTTCGCCGTGAGTCTCGCCGGCTACGCCAACCCGCATCCGCTCCCGGGCGACGCGGCCCTCGCCGAACGCCGCCCGCCGGTGTTCTGGGGGCGGGGCGCCCGAGACGAGGTGATCCCCGCGCCGCTCGTGGCCCACACCGTGCAGTGGCTGCCCGCGCACGTCGAGCTGAGCGGGCGGGTGTACCCCGACCTGGGACATGCCGTGTCCGCGCAGGAGCTGAGCGACGTCGCGACGTTCCTGCACAAGCAGCTCCCCGAGGCGTAG